One Kineococcus radiotolerans SRS30216 = ATCC BAA-149 DNA window includes the following coding sequences:
- a CDS encoding methyltransferase domain-containing protein yields MAKERGRPRTSTVLWEGVQRLLADAAAAPGAGELTVVDLGGGTGGLAVRVAALGHRVVVVDPSPDALAALERRTVEAGLSDRVRALQGDATDLAAVLEPGRADVLLCHGVLEVVDDPRAALRAAHDALRPGGRLSLLVAQWPASVLARVLSGHLDQALHVLSDADHRWSGHDPLRRRFDRASATALAQGAGFTVTAVEGTRTFSDVVPSTRTESDADVELLRRLEALASTSPELLGLAGHLHLHATR; encoded by the coding sequence GTGGCGAAGGAACGGGGCCGTCCCCGCACGTCGACGGTCCTCTGGGAGGGGGTCCAGCGCCTGCTCGCCGACGCGGCCGCCGCGCCCGGCGCCGGGGAACTCACCGTCGTCGACCTCGGCGGCGGGACGGGCGGCCTCGCCGTGCGGGTCGCCGCGCTCGGCCACCGGGTCGTCGTGGTCGACCCCTCGCCCGACGCCCTCGCCGCCCTCGAACGGCGCACCGTCGAAGCCGGGCTCTCCGACCGGGTCCGCGCCCTGCAGGGGGACGCGACCGACCTCGCCGCGGTGCTCGAACCCGGCCGCGCCGACGTCCTGCTCTGCCACGGGGTCCTCGAGGTCGTCGACGACCCGCGCGCCGCGCTGCGCGCCGCCCACGACGCCCTGCGCCCCGGCGGCCGGCTCAGCCTGCTCGTCGCGCAGTGGCCGGCGAGCGTCCTGGCCCGCGTCCTGTCCGGGCACCTCGACCAGGCGCTGCACGTGCTCTCCGACGCCGACCACCGGTGGAGCGGGCACGACCCGCTGCGGCGCCGGTTCGACCGCGCCTCGGCGACGGCGCTCGCGCAGGGGGCCGGGTTCACCGTCACCGCGGTCGAGGGCACCCGGACGTTCAGCGACGTCGTCCCCTCCACCCGCACCGAGTCCGACGCGGACGTCGAGCTGCTGCGCCGCCTGGAGGCGCTGGCCTCCACGTCCCCGGAGCTGCTCGGGCTGGCCGGGCACCTGCACCTGCACGCCACCCGCTGA